The Candidatus Poribacteria bacterium DNA segment TCCTGTTTGAGGTGATGCACGAAGTCGAACATCGGTTTGACAAACGAACGACAACAGAAACAGATTAAAGCAATGCGTTGTCGATCGGTGGTGTTGGCACCCGCGGAATGCCAGATTGCACCGTTGAACAGAAACACCGAGCCTTTCGGTGCAGAGAGCCGAACTTCATCGGGATGGTGGGTAGTTCCGGGAGGCGGCTTAATCCGTTGAAGATGGATACCCGGTACGTGGCGTGTGCCACCATTTTCCGGCGTGAAATCGTCGAGCAACCAGAGACTGTTCGCGACCAGCGGGAAACTGGGCAACGGCTCCGGCATCGATCCAAGCGCGCTATCGACATGGTAACCACCATCCGGCGCACCGGGATCGATGATATTCGAGGTAAGCGTACTGAGTGTATAATCGGGACCGAGCAGGTGTTCAAAGTAGGGCATCACCTTCGGACGCGCGATGAGCTGCTCGTACATCTGTCCTTTGTTGACTAACCAACGGACGTGTTGACCATACCCATCGGTATGTTGACGCGCGAATCCATTCTGCTTTTCCTCTTCCGCCA contains these protein-coding regions:
- a CDS encoding phytanoyl-CoA dioxygenase family protein — encoded protein: MGITEAEKKQLDEQGCIVIPDVLSDEEIEVYRADILRLAEEEKQNGFARQHTDGYGQHVRWLVNKGQMYEQLIARPKVMPYFEHLLGPDYTLSTLTSNIIDPGAPDGGYHVDSALGSMPEPLPSFPLVANSLWLLDDFTPENGGTRHVPGIHLQRIKPPPGTTHHPDEVRLSAPKGSVFLFNGAIWHSAGANTTDRQRIALICFCCRSFVKPMFDFVHHLKQEVVERATPTMRRIYGFDSQPQPPDQPTR